In Aspergillus luchuensis IFO 4308 DNA, chromosome 1, nearly complete sequence, the following are encoded in one genomic region:
- a CDS encoding Ras-GEF domain-containing protein (COG:T;~EggNog:ENOG410PGVB;~InterPro:IPR000651,IPR036964,IPR019804,IPR023578, IPR008937,IPR001895;~PFAM:PF00617,PF00618;~TransMembrane:1 (i42-61o);~go_function: GO:0005085 - guanyl-nucleotide exchange factor activity [Evidence IEA];~go_process: GO:0007264 - small GTPase mediated signal transduction [Evidence IEA]), with amino-acid sequence MAQVEPCDGPALLNVEMMRPIRVGDKIDKCWAMSELTRGSSAILASLLLACGLLSTIVYLHQAAGVTPDINPLLPQARRLASAASLSDLDYARNNTPTTMSSSSQHARKWSTMPIDTNAAPFLSLDYEDEVVYEDDQRQTIKHASICGLVEQLTRHDRLDVSFNETFLMTYPTFVCGRELFEILLQRLNMPPPPGLSDSDLSRWTEQKQKTVRFRVINILKTWLERYWMEPPTESTMDFLRHIHAHVQPLANVPTASQLITIIEHRLKGQDILKRYMTPPNSTVPKPLTPRNMKKLKFLDLDPMEIARQLTIIESRLFARIKPTECLNKSWQKKDTDRPPSIPPSRRTSISTTSSTSSIERTTGVNATILHSNQLANWVGEMILAHDEMKKRVSMIKQFVNIADNCRSLNNFATMMSLISGLATSPIYRLHRTWTQVSPKTRKLLEDMQSLMSSDKNFIKYREKLRAAGPPRIPFLGTYLTDLTFIEDGIPSHTPPPNVMINFSKRIKVADILREIESCQAVGYSLLPVPEIQEFIVRNVQAAGGDVEGMYERSLALEPRMAGEEKMNMGQLGVGMVGMNMGRGGYISTGSHMSSVVIASMAMR; translated from the exons ATGGCTCAGGTGGAGCCGTGCGATGGCCCTGCCTTACTCAatgtggagatgatgaggccGATCCGCGTCGGTGATAAGATTGATAAATGCTGGGCGATGTCGGAACTT ACCCGTGGTTCCAGCGCTATACTCGCTTCCCTCTTACTCGCGTGCGGACTATTGTCCACTATCGTCTACTTGCACCAGGCTGCCGGTGTCACCCCGGACATAAACCCCCTCTTGCCCCAAGCACGTCGACTGGCCAGTGCAGCGTCTCTATCCGACCTCGACTATGCACGAAACAATACGCCCACGACAAtgtcttccagctcccaGCACGCCAGGAAATGGTCGACGATGCCGATCGACACGAATGCGGCCCCGTTCTTGAGCCTCGACTACGAGGATGAGGTTGTTTACGAGGACGACCAACGCCAAACCATCAAACACGCCTCCATCTGTGGGCTGGTCGAGCAACTGACACGCCATGATCGGCTAGATGTCTCGTTCAACGAGACCTTCCTCATGACCTACCCGACCTTCGTCTGCGGCCGGGAACTCTTTGAGATTCTCCTCCAACGACTGAACATGCCCCCACCTCCAGGCCTCAGCGACTCTGACCTCTCACGATGGACCgaacagaagcagaagactGTACGCTTCCGCGTCATCAACATACTCAAGACCTGGCTGGAGCGGTACTGGATGGAACCACCAACTGAATCAACAATGGACTTCCTCCGACACATCCACGCCCACGTCCAACCTCTCGCCAACGTTCCCACTGCCTCACAACTCATCACCATTATCGAGCACCGTCTGAAGGGTCAAGACATCCTCAAACGTTATATGACTCCTCCAAACAGCACGGTGCCGAAACCACTCACCCCAAGGAAcatgaagaagctcaagttCCTCGACCTCGACCCGATGGAGATCGCCCGCCAACTTACCATCATCGAGTCACGTCTCTTCGCTCGGATCAAACCTACCGAGTGTCTCAACAAGTCATGGCAGAAGAAAGATACCGATAGACCACCATCTATCCCTCCCTCACGCCGCACCAGCATCAgcacaaccagcagcaccagttCTATCGAACGCACTACCGGCGTCAACGCCACGATTCTACATTCCAACCAACTCGCCAACTGGGTCGGGGAGATGATCCTGGCCCAcgatgagatgaagaagcgtgTCTCTATGATCAAGCAGTTTGTCAATATTGCCGAC AACTGCCGCTCCCTCAACAACTTCGCAACCATGATGTCCCTAATCTCCGGCCTGGCCACAAGCCCGATCTACCGTCTCCACCGCACCTGGACGCAAGTGAGCCCCAAGACGCGCAAACTGCTCGAAGACATGCAGAGCCTCATGTCCAGCGACAAGAACTTCATCAAGTACCGAGAAAAGCTTCGCGCAGCAGGCCCACCACGCATCCCCTTCCTCG gAACCTACCTAACCGACCTCACCTTCATAGAAGACGGCATCCCAAGTCACACCCCGCCCCCGAACGTGATGATAAATTTCAGCAAGCGGATCAAAGTCGCTGACATCCTGCGCGAGATCGAGAGCTGTCAGGCTGTCGGGTACAGTTTGCTTCCTGTGCCTGAGATACAAGAGTTTATAGTAAGGAATGTGCAAGCTGCTGGAGGTGATGTCGAGGGCATGTATGAGAGGAGTTTGGCGTTGGAGCCTAGGATGGCtggtgaggagaagatgaataTGGGGCAGTTGGGGGTGGGTATGGTAGGGATGAatatggggaggggagggtatATTTCTACGGGCAGTCATATGAGTTCGGTGGTTATTGCTAGTATGGCTATGCGGTAG
- the SIT2_1 gene encoding siderochrome iron transporter 2 (COG:G;~EggNog:ENOG410QE3G;~InterPro:IPR011701,IPR036259;~PFAM:PF07690;~TransMembrane:14 (i87-104o124-142i154-171o177-199i211-230o242-265i297-320o326-346i366-388o408-427i434-452o458-478i499-519o570-592i);~go_function: GO:0022857 - transmembrane transporter activity [Evidence IEA];~go_process: GO:0055085 - transmembrane transport [Evidence IEA]) produces the protein MSPTLITRGRNDVQLAQHVAGADFKDFSYEVEVTSPSNGEGNPDEITLEAWQADEAQKSANVVTHDAPRGMQQAEAAALAWSKKMAYLTYALIWLSFFMLALQSSVSSNVIQNAYANFEAAPEVSTAGIAASVISGVVRLPAAKLLNVWGRTEGFLVFVGVYLLGLVILAACNNPSSYAAGYVLYWVGYDAVYLILDVFMADTAGMRNRAFAFGFASTPFICTAFTGPLAAESIIKRASWRWGYGIFAIVMPFVFIPLAVIFKFYQRKAESMYIYGREPSGRTFWESVVHYFHDFDVIGAFLLTAAFLLLLLPFSLASYGRTEYKSAAFISMIIIGFVLFVLFGLWERFGARNHFIKWRVFKQPTVIGACGLAFCLFFSYYTWELYFYNFCMVVYGLSIGMAGYVGQIYNVGSCFWSAVFGITVYVTRQFKYTCLGFGLPLVLLGAGLMIHFRSAGGGIGYIVMCQIFIAFGGGTLVIGEDMAVMAASDREGVPMMLSLIGLFSSLGGAVGYAVAAAIYTNTFPGALRDALPEGSKDKAMEIYVGGYLTQLEYPIGSVIRDAINAAYGVYMKYACIAAVVAMALGIPCVAIWKNFRLNKPQQNKGQVI, from the exons ATGAGTCCTACCCTCATCACTCGAGGCCGTAATGATGTGCAGCTGGCACAACATGTGGCTGGAGCGGATTTCAAAGACTTCAGCTATGAGGTGGAAGTCACCTCTCCCAGCAACGGAGAGGGGAACCCTGATGAGATCACTCTTGAGGCCTGGCAAGCAGACGAGGCTCAAAAGTCGGCCAACGTGGTAACCCACGATGCACCTCGTGGTATGCAGCAGGCCGAAGCTGCAGCATTGGCTTGGAGTAAGAAGATGGCTTATCTCACTTATGCACT GATCTGGCTTTCCTTCTTTATGTTAGCGCTACAGTCCTCGGTCAGCAGCAATGTGATCCAGAACGCATACGCCAACTTTGAAGCTGCTCCCGAAGTGAGTACGGCAGGCATTGCAGCTAGCGTGATTAGTGGTGTCGTTCGACTTCCTGCAGCGAAGTTGTTGAACGTCTGGGGAAGAACGGAAGGATTCTTGGTCTTTGTCGGTGTTTACCTCCTTGGACTTGTTATCCTTGCAGCATGCAACAATCCCAGCTCCTATGCAGCCGGTTATGTTCTGTACTGGGTCGGATATGATGCTGTCTATCTCATCCTCGATGTCTTCATGGCCGATACTGCCGGGATGCGTAACCGAGCTTTCGCCTTTGGTTTTGCCAGTACTCCTTTTATTTGCACTGCGTTCACTGGCCCCTTGGCTGCCGAGTCAATCATTAAGAGAGCATCATGGCGCTGGGGATACGGTATCTTTGCGATTGTGATGCCATTTGTATTCATTCCTCTGGCTGTGATATTCAAATTCTACCAACGAAAGGCGGAGAGTATGTATATCTACGGTCGGGAGCCAAGTGGCCGGACTTTCTGGGAATCAGTAGTCCACTACTTCCATGATTTCGACG TGATTGGTGCATTTCTCTTGACCGctgccttcctcctcctcctactcCCATTCAGTCTCGCATCCTACGGACGCACCGAGTATAAGAGTGCCGCTTTTATCtccatgatcatcattgGATTCGTGCTGTTCGTCTTGTTTGGTCTCTGGGAGCGATTCGGGGCGCGCAATCACTTCATCAAGTGGCGAGTTTTCAAGCAGCCCACGGTAATAGGGGCTTGCGGTCTTGCattctgtctcttcttcagTTACTACACATGGGAGCTTTACTTCTACAACTTCTGCATGGTTGTTTACGGGCTGAGCATCGGCATGGCCGGCTACGTCGGGCAGATTTACAACGTTGGTTCATGTTTCTGGTCTGCTGTGTTCGGCATAACGGTCTATGTCACCCGGCAGTTCAAGTATACCTGTTTAGGTTTTGGACTGCCCCTGGTCCTACTAGGAGCAGGGTTAATGATCCACTTTCGATCGGCCGGTGGAGGCATCGGGTATATTGTGATGTGTCAGATATTCATTGCCTTTGGAGGTGGCACCCTGGTTATTGGTGAAGACATGGCTGTCATGGCTGCCTCTGATCGTGAGGGTGTTCCCATGATGCTTTCCCTGATTGGTCTCTTCTCGAGTCTGGGCGGTGCAGTAGGCTACGCAGTTGCCGCTGCCATCTACACCAACACCTTCCCTGGTGCACTGAGGGATGCGTTACCCGAGGGCAGCAAGGACAAAGCCATGGAGATCTATGTGGGCGGGTACCTCACGCAGCTCGAGTATCCCATTGGTTCCGTTATTCGTGATGCTATCAATGCGGCTTACGGCGTATACATGAAGTATGCGTGTATTGCAGCTGTGGTAGCGATGGCGCTGGGGATTCCTTGCGTCGCTATATGGAAGAACTTCAGGCTGAACAAGCCACAGCAAAACAAGGGCCAGGTGATCTGA